The following coding sequences lie in one Candidatus Neptunochlamydia sp. REUL1 genomic window:
- a CDS encoding IS630 transposase-related protein: MTYSLDFRKKVLSIRSKEKLSFAQVARRFGVSVNSVFLWSKRLEPRRTKIRPAIKIDREILMEDIKKYPDAFNYE, translated from the coding sequence ATGACATATTCGCTAGATTTTAGAAAAAAAGTTCTATCGATCCGAAGCAAAGAAAAATTAAGCTTTGCCCAAGTAGCAAGACGCTTTGGAGTAAGTGTAAATAGTGTGTTTCTCTGGTCTAAGAGGTTAGAGCCGAGGCGCACTAAAATCAGACCTGCAATAAAGATTGATAGAGAGATCTTGATGGAGGATATCAAGAAATACCCTGATGCCTTCAACTATGAATGA
- the rpsJ gene encoding 30S ribosomal protein S10, translating into MAKEPKVKEPSRKKIRVRLKGYDQRILDRSTADIVETAKRTGARIVGPIPLPTKREIYTVLRSPHVDRKSREQFEIRTHIRLLDIINPTLDTIDKLKVLPVAAGVDIKIKA; encoded by the coding sequence ATGGCAAAAGAACCGAAGGTAAAAGAACCTAGTAGAAAAAAGATAAGGGTCCGCCTTAAAGGGTATGACCAGCGCATTCTTGACCGCTCAACTGCCGATATTGTTGAGACAGCAAAGAGAACTGGCGCGCGGATTGTTGGACCGATTCCCCTTCCTACAAAGCGAGAAATCTACACTGTCCTCCGCTCACCTCACGTTGACCGGAAGTCGCGAGAGCAATTTGAGATCCGTACTCATATTCGCCTTCTCGACATTATCAACCCAACACTCGACACGATCGACAAGCTTAAAGTCCTTCCTGTCGCGGCTGGTGTTGATATCAAAATTAAGGCCTAA